The window tgcaagtacatgtacttgcttgctcaGGGCTCGAATGGAATCAACGCTGCTCGTCAACGACGCATGCACATGTTTTGGTCTCGCCGCAAAAGGGCATCTGTGTACCTGAccgtcgctctcgctctctaCAGGCACTTTCAACGAAATTCTCCGTGTGTGCTCGGTCCGCTACGATGCAGTACGCGTCGATGAGATGCGAGTGCCTTCATGGAGCCCCCGCCCGATGATGGTCAGGCAGAGTTGCTTTTGCGcctgtacaggtacttgctgtcGATGGATTGTCCGTACTCTGGATATTCGTGCAGGTATTATTCCATACCAGGTACAACCTGGGGCCCGTCCactgtactgtgcggagtacggaggacaagtattgcaacagcagcagcactcACAGTGAtgctgtacacctacttactactactaggttagtactgtgcatgtgctgtaatCAAGTACAACAAGTTCCCcgtagtactggtacatgcGCTGAgctacccctcctcttgcgtcACACCCCCGCCAACGTTttgtgtacttgcagcagaCGTTTCAACGCGCACATTGTTGCGCGTCACGTGCGACACTCGCAGCCCACGCATCACTGGTGAGCGTACGGAGgatggagtacagtagttgaACATGCACTGTAATACAGCATCATTACAAGTAATACCCCTACCAgtgtgtacttgcatgcactgtaaatgtactgtagtccGGACATGCCTACGCCGACTCcgtgcacagtactccgtacatgcaattCCCTATGACATGCTGGACTCATCACGCTCTCACAGGGTGCGTCATTTTCCGTACGCAGCATGCATCGTGAACAACGGCACTCGTGCCGCCAACAATCGACCCATTCGGCTCCCCATGTCCGCATGCCCGCCTCGTGCGTCAGAGGCGAGCTGGACATgagcttgtcggcgacgtcgacgtttCCTCGCCAACGCAACGATGGAAGAGGAAAGCCTGCGGTACTGCTGCATCGACAAACCCCGCTGCGGCCTCTGTCAGTTTCTGCTCcgggatggcgaggccgtcgtggcacGTCTGTTTGACCTTGGCAACGACGTGCCGGAGACGATGCTGATGCTTGGCTTGTCCGACACGcagtcctcgacgacgagcacgcaTCCCCTCCGTTCCCGTTTCGACGAAATGACACGTACGAGCTGAAAGAGCTCGGGATTGAAGTGCACATGTGCTGCCAGAGTCGATGCATGACAAATGATGCCCGGGTTCCTTGCATCCACGGCGGATGCCACTCGCTCAAGCGGCTGCCGACATGGTCGAATCTCCTTGCCGCGGCAGAGTACGACTTCAATCCGTCGATGTGTtgggaggagacgaggcgaCGTCGCATCCGGTCCAAGGTGGCGAGCGAGCTGAGTGCCGCCGGGCTCCTGCGCCGCATGCCACGGGAGCTCTGCTGCATGGTTGCCCGATACCTTGTCCGGGagtgcgccgccgtcgattgGGAGCATCGCACGCGGGACCGGCGCCCGTCGACGTACACGATCCAACTCGATCAAGACATATACATGACCcgcaccgccgtcgagggcgtttCCTACGTCCAATCTCTGCACAACCGCTCCGCTCCGTCCCGCCGGAGTGGCCGGCTGGTTCACGACTCTCGGGCTGGCCATGTTGATTGGAAAATATACGTTGCCTACGACCACCTCGGCGTCAGAGACGTCGACGTGTGGAGCGCCAGCGACGAGGACTTGCCGACCTCTCGCATCCGTCATGGAGTGTGGTGGACGGAGCTGGCtcccgatgccgccggcagTGCTCGGGTTGCCGTTCAATCCGACGTCAGCTTACGCCGTCGgaccgcccgtcgtcggatcACGCTGACGCCGTGGCTCGCTTCAGGGTCTCAAAGTCAGACGACTCGAAAACGATGCCCACgtcccgtcgacgacgaagggCTCCTTTCCGAGCCCGAGGTGGCCGATACCAGGGCTGGCCTGCCGCGTGCTCGACTTGGACACttgtgccgtcgccgagtcGCCACCCGGCAGCCTGCGCATGAGCTTCTTCGAATGCAACGCGTCGCTGACAACGGGGTACTCGGTTGCCATTTCGGGCAATCACATACGCACAATTTGTTCCCATCATTCGGGCACGCCTCCACGATGCTACAGCGAGATGGACGCCATTTCAACAAGCTCATTGTTGTGGATGCACCTGCCGATGAGCACGGATGAGCACCTCGCGGAAATCTGGGCTCTCAAGCATCTGGAGTCTGGCTTCGTCGCTCTCATGGTGAGTTGCGTAGTTTgaaggcggcctcgacgctgaCGTCATGCTTTTTTTCAGCTCTGCACGAGCCGGAAACGAGCGGTGCTGTTCGGAAGCTACATGCTGCACCCCGAGGTCCCGCTTCAGCTCTGCCGCGTGTACGCAACTGCAAACCGGCCGTCGCGGGTGTACTTTGACGATTGGGACCCATTCTGGGATGCGAAACGGATCAAGCACTTGGCCTTTGTCGGCGACGGTTTGGATGCTCGGGGGACCCAGACGGCAGACCGCATATCGTCGTGGAAACCGTATCCACCGTCGCTCAtggccgcatcgccgccgccttaTACTCAATACAACGAGCCGTGGTACTACACAAACTGCCGGTTGGAAAATGCCACGGAAATCACATGCTGCGCCGACGAGACTGCCTCGCACAAgcccatcatcggcatcttGGTCCGTTACCGTGACGGAAGTCGGTCCTGCCTTGGGCAGCATCGGACGGACCGCGAGCAGCACACCTCGACGGTGCACCCTGCGACGCCGCTGCGCATAGGGTTGGGCAAGACCAAGCGAAAGCTTCCTTTCGTGAAAAAGATCAGCACGCAGGATCCGAGCCGTCCCGAGGTCGGCTCCCTGTCATGGATCAGCATACCCTGGCGAGGCAGGCTGGAGTGGTGGTTTTCACAACGCCAATGCAAAATATGTCATTCCGAATGAACGGATACCATCGAAGCACGCATGCCGTGCGTCCTGCGTTTTACATTCTCCTCGGATCATGACGGGTTTCCAACGTCGATGGCGTTCCTTTCGAATCCATCAGACAACGCCAGAGGGGGGGATATCCGCCACGACATGGAGTCGAGCGAGGCAAGAACGCATCGGATGCAGGACGGCGcaacaagtacggagcatcaACGAATGCTCATCGAACTACGCCATAGGTGTGCTGTTTCGTTTGTGTGCGCAGACGCCGTACaggctgcaagtacagcacaccgACGGGTCGTGGTAGGTACTGGTAACAATCCTCGAGATGTTTTTGCAACGACTTTGACGGGTCCATGGCGAGGCTCCAACGAGGCTCAACCTGCTCtcttgcatgtaagtacagagtgcaaTCCATGACTTGTTCGGCCTAGCCGGCGTGGCCTCTTGTGCAAGTAGGCGCACTCGCTTGATGCTGTCGCTGCTGCAATTACAGCGACAAGCAAGaaagtaagtaatatatGTACCAACgcaggaggacgaggttGGAAAAGCCGCTGCTAGCCGGCACCAAGTACGACAGGTGTATGCGGCAAGTAGAAGCATGGACATGAACTACTAATGCAATACGAgtagatgtacggagtactctgtactcggTATCCGTACAGCGTACAACAAAGTGCtttcggtactccgtactcggtatcCGTACAGCGTACAacccagtactccgtacttgagtgtgcttgtacttaaacaacacatgtacatgtacggagtacatacttacacttactaGCGATCATAATACTGTACGTTTGCACttgtaattaagtacatgtaattacttgctgaAGTGCGcccacagtacggagtacacttgctGTAGGATACGGATACgagagtactctgtactcgtacaagtcGGTGCaagtgtacaactactcgtAGAGTGAATGTACtttgcacctactgtacatgtacttgcgttcTTGCCGATTTCCAAGTGCACGCACAGTAGAGAGCGAGTGTAGAGAGAGCAATGCACCGTAAAAGCACAGCATATACTTGCACATAAGTACCAGTGAGTATCTGGGTGGGCTGACAATgggctgtaagtacagtacagtacagtacaacgacGGAGTAattgtaggtgcaagtactgtacttaggtgatgatacttgtaggtgcacgTACCGAAAGTgttggtgtactgtacatgtacaagtatccgCGAGGCTGGGAGCCCCAGCGCCAAGGCGCCCACGAGTACTCGGCACCTACTACGCTCCTAGCTGTATTacagttcatgtacttgtgcctcaagtacagtaagtgctccgtacggagtacatgtgcagcaagtatacggagtactgtagtataATCCAATGGCAAGAGATGGCATGGGACATTTTCGGCCGATCCCGTGACCTCGCCCCTCTTTTTCGACGACATCCAGTGCGACAAGTGAATACTCGTTACGTAAGACGATGCCCATGATGCTTGATTCCACGAGAATTGCGGAGTCCTGCGTGGCACAACTGCCGTAGCATGTCACGGTACAAGtcattactgtactccgtacagtacatgtacttactatgCCAATCAGAACGGGCAGCAAACACAGGTACTTACTGATACCAATCAGAACgggcagcaagtacatgtacttacaccttcGAGTGCCTGCCAGCTCATGCGGGTGCGAACTcacgtgctccgtacggagtactccgtacttgcatgtacggcaTCGTACCATCGTACTCGGGCGATAGCACAGGGGTTGAGAATGAACATGGCAACCGAGGAACTTTTTGTTCTACAGCCCTCCAGATGAGGACTTGTAGGTGCTTGTACACgaggtgtaggtgtagatgCTCGTACAGTGGTTGTATGTGCAActaccgcaagtacatgtaactgCACCTGAGTGCCAAAGTgaacagagtacaagtaggtgcatgtATCAAGTACGTACCCTGCAAGCAAGCGctcgagtacttgcatcggtacctagttgtactccgtacatgcaagtacatgtactgtaattaggcacagtacggagtacttgtacagtgcagttGTCTGTGTGTGGAACATGGTACGTAAGTAATCCTCCAGAATTTCGCTTCTGCtgtacaaagtacttgctgtacgatagttgcaagtaagtgccgtaagtacagtacaagtactccgtacagtaggtgtacttgctttggtgtgcaggtacatgtagttgtactgtgcggagtagttgtaatactgtaagtacgtaagtGCTGAGGGtaagtactacaagtacagcaagtaagtacttgagtactacAAGTATAGCAAGCACTTGGGTGTGccagtaccgagtactccgcaagtacttgcgtcaAAGGACGTTGCGTATAGGTAGGGAGCAAATAGCATACTCAGACTCGTTCCCCATGGCCGAATCCGCAGAATCACGACAATGGgctccatcgacggcaacATGGcgactcgtactgtacatgcacatgcacctaCTTAAGGGCCGGTGGCCTCCTGGCGAAGCTCACGTCACCTTGTAGACGGGCAAAGCACCTGTTCCCGTTCATCGCCCTCCATCGTCAGCATCACcgtgctcggcctcgccaccaTGAGAGTCATCGCAACCGtcctgctcctcggcgcctcGGCGCTGGCGGCTCCCAGCCCCGTCGATGGAGTCCGGGCCCCTGGCGGTGGTAAGTCGCTTGCCGTCTCGATTCGACTGACccgtgcggtgcggtgccgTCGTGACGCTAACTCGCTCGTCGCAGCCGTCGAAAGGCCCGAAATGACCGTCTTTCGCCGCTCCAACAACACCACCGTCTGCCGCAAGAGCGAGGTGTTCAAGATCAAggcagccatggccgacTGCAAGAAgcttgccgaggacggcaagaaAGCGGCGAAAAAGGGTCACGACGGACTCTTGAAGCAATTCTTCAAGGATGAttctccgtcgacgagaatccacgtcgccgacgtTCTCGAGCAGGTGCTCCGGCATTGTGGCGACGAGTCCCGGCTGCCGACCGACAGCTGCCACGGCGACTTCTGCTCCGACCACGACGACGCgtccgccatcgacctcggcgtGCCCAAGATATACTTTTGTGacgccttcttcgccgacgaTTCGGCCGGCTGCCGCGACATGAGCCGAggcgccaccgtcgtcgcccaggcCGCGCGCGCCGTGAACAAGGACGTGAGGGTCGTGACGCGAGGGTACCAAGGCAGCCTGGGCCTCACGAGGTCCGACGCCTTGGCCAACGCGGAGTCGTACGCCCTGTTCGCCACGTCCGTCAGCCCGCGCTGCATCGACGAGTCGAGGACCTTTCTCGACAAGGTTTCGGGCGCCATGACTTGGCTGTTCAACGTTAAAGAACAATATTTCGGCGTCAGGAAAATTTACGTGCCGCAGGAGAACGAGGGGAATTGAGAAGGAGAGAAAAGAGTGCAAGATTCTTGCCGTCGAAGCGAACATGGCTGCCACGTGATCTACCGTACAGTGCTCGCACGGAGCGTACGCAACACTCGCGGCgccgtactaggtacgaaTGATTTCGTGCAGGTGGGCGTACCTGCGTCTCGGTCGCAAGTACCGGGACGGGGCCGAATCATGCAGCCCACCACCCGAGCGGTGCAGGGTGCGGTACGGAGGGCTGGCCACGCCTGTACTTGGCATTCATGTaccctgtactgtacctgtacggcaCTGCACGGCAGAGTGCACAATCGAGCGCTGCACAGCATCCACTCGCTTGCTCTGCACGGAGccagtaagtaagtacactgcGGTAATTGTCCGGCACGCGCTGCTGAGGTGGAGCAGCCTCGAACCATATGGCTGTGCCAGTACTGCAGTAATACGGCCACAGTAGATGCGTACTGTATGCTGGCTGAcacggtgcatgtactgtagctgtgcGGTTACGATGATTCCGACTGCCGACAAACGCACCCACACTGTGCCGTTATCGGCTTGGCTCTCGGCGTGGCCTATCAGTGGCGGGGAATCTCCCAAGTGCCGAGACAGACGACCAAGCCGACACGCCAATGAAGAGTACTTGCGCCTGTCCATCTGCAGTAATTGCACTGTTAGCGCCGCCAGGCAACGccagtaccaagtacttgtgatGCTGCCTGAGCCGCCGCGAGCGCCCCGTACACTGTACTCGTGTGCACCCTTGCTCGTAGGTCGTCATGCTAGGGCGCTGGACgcgaacatgtactgtagagcGAGGCTTGAATATGGGCCcagccacgacgacgccccaACGGGGGACTAGGGCTACCGCCACCGTTTTGTCTATACTTATTCTTCCCCCACGGCCAGCGAGGCCATGGTGGCGATGCTTCCATCTGGTTCCCGTTTCTTCGCACACCCAATAGGCGTGCCGGCCTGTCTCGCGATGAAAATGAAATACACATgcacggcacggcgtcgacgagctcgcgcggcaacgcatcgccgccctgccgccCAAGGTTGAGATGGTCACGCCGCGCttccgtcgtctcgtcgtcgggccaCGGACAGGTCGgccgctgctcgtcgtcccGGCCTCGCGTCCGAGGCGCCTTGCCCGACTTTCGCTCCGCCGCCCTAGTCGCCTGTCAGAGCTCGGCGTTTCACATAGCTAGGCGTCGAGCAAGTAGGGCTCGACCCCATgctcgccgtctcctcctcgtcgccgccggcggggcCTTACCCATAGCTCGCACCTAGCGCGGAAAGGCAGAAACCCCCCTACGTTTGGGGCACCACCACCTtgggccgacgtcgaggtgctGCTTCGGCGGAGAGACGGTCAGCTCCGTGCGAGGAACGAATACATAATAGTCGGATTCGTGCCTCGCTCGACAGCTTGGCCGTCTCGTCATACCCATTTGCGTCGACAAATTCTTGAAGGCTGTCTATCGTTGGATAGCCTCGTCCATTCTTTGCCTGCTTGTCTTTTCTTGCTCTCCCATTCGTTTCTACACATACTTACTTTCCCGTACATTCTTtcccgtacagtacattctTACCCGTACATTCTGACCCATTACATTCTTTCGACGCATTCCCTCCGCAGCAGTCAAGCATGTTAAAGTATTGTAGACTGGCCAGCACCATAGCCATCTGGGCCCTCCTGGCCGTTGCCCTGCTCAGCCTCGCCTCCGGTCGTCGACAAAGCTATCGATCCTGGTCCGTGGCCTCGTCCGGCCTCGgcgcgacgtcgtcgataCCGCACAAGATATGGCAAATCTTCCTCACGCCCCCCAAGGCCGACAGGGCAAGCTTCCAGATCGAGTCCTCCTCCCTGGCCTACACGGCCTCCTGGCTGGCGCGCCACCCCAACTACGAATACGTcctggtcggcgacgagggtgtCGAGCCCATCCTCGACCAGAACTACAAGGACGACGAGTTCCTGCATCGAATCTTCCGCGAGATGAAGAGCACGGGCATGCGGTCGGATCTGCTGCGCTACGTGCTGCTGGCCACGCGGGGAGGCATctacgccgacctcgacgtcgaggccgtgcGACCCTTTGACGAGTGGGTTCCGGCCGAGTACAAGGACCGGgcgcgcgtcgtcgtcggcgtcgagttCGATCGCCTCGACGGACCCAACTGGAACGAGGTCCACGAAGACATGCAGTTTGCCCAGTGGACCATTGCCGCGGCGCCGGGACACCCGCTGCTGCGGTCCATGGTGCGCCGCGTCGTGTCCACGCTCGAAGCGTACGTCGAGGAAAAGGGCATCACCTTGGCGGAGCTCAAGGCCGAGTCGGCCGACGTCATGGTCctcaccggcgccgccgcctggaccGACAACGTCTTGGCCCAGCTCCAAAGGTACGAACCCGCCATCACCTCGTTGCGGGACCTGTCCGGTCTGAAGGAGccgcgcctcgtcggcgacattCTGATCCTACCCATCAACGGCTTCGGCATGGGGCAATCCCACTccggcagcagcaacgacGGGACCATCCCGCACGACGCCATGACGCGTCACAATTTTCACGGCTCGTGGAGGAACGACGGCAGCAACTGATGCTGCGTCGTGGCCAGTCGAGAGCGCCGAGCGGCATTTGACGGTGGAAGTCACGCCAGCTGGGCGACGGAACGAGGTGGCGGGCAGACGAGAGAAATCTTGGTTTGCCGCCGAATGAAAATAAAACCACATGGCAATCAGTCCAGTCCATCAAGACCACGGGGCGCGTCACGTGCATGCCATGCCGGTGCCGTAGCCTGTTGTGCATGTCGATTCGTCGTGCGTGTCGGTTCGCCGCACATGTCGGTTcgcggctgccgtcgtcgacgaggccaatGGCTTGCCAGTCGTGACGGGACTCGACAACGGCTCTTTTATTATTCCATCCATCCTTGATCCGATATAATTTACTTGTGTGTGCACGCAAGCTACCGACAAGACGTCGGTACCCCATAACACGCCCTctgcggacgacgacgtcgctcgtccgtccgtctcgccACCACACGGCCACCAGACAGACGACCACCAGATGGCGAGCTTCGGGTTCAGACGTTGCCGTCATGCACTGCTTGCCGACGCAGACAGGCTACGAAAAAGGCGTCGGTGACGAGCAAACCACGCTCGCCGGACAACGACGTCGCTCGTCCGCCTCACCACGACGTTACGGGCTTGGTGTCCACGTGTTGCCATCACACCACCACCTCCCACTCGACACCCGACACCTCGCGATGGCATGAAACGGCACAACCGACTCTGCTTGCCGCCACGCCCACTCTCCTCCGGTTGCCTCGTCACTTGCTGCGCATGCCGGTAGCGAATACGGCCTCTCGCCACGGCACTGCGACGGCGCGAGGTCAGCGATACTGACAGAACCTAACCACCAAGGCGGAGCCGCTCGGGCCAATCAGAGGCCTGGGATGCGCATCGCGGAAGCAATGGCGTCGATGTCGTGATTGCTCCCTACCTGACGCAAGATGGACAGGACCGGCGATTGCACGCTGTCACTCCCCGAGAGTGCCTTTTCGCACTGCTAACCCGGCGTCGGATAGTAAAGGAGAAGCAACCAACTCGTCAGTCGCCCGTCGTTTCCCACCTTGGGCGCAGGACGCTCCCTTTTCCTGAATTCCGACACCTCCGAGAGCTGTCTTGCACACCATTCACTTTAAGTTCTGCGACTCCCTCGTCCCCGTTATCCTTGTCCGGTCTATTCTTGCCACATCCGCCGGAAGAGCGTCGTTTTGTCGACGTTGACACGGCCAAGGACACTCAACCACCATtaccatcttcaccatcttcaccatcttcaccatcttcaccatcttcaccatcttcaccatcttcaccatcttcaccatcttcaccatcttcaccatcttcaccatcttcaccatcttcaccatcttcaccatcttcaccatcttcaccatcttcaccatcttcaccatcttcaccatcttcaccatcttcaccatcttcaccatcttcaccatcttcaccatcttcaccatcttcaccatcttcaccatcaccaccaccaccaccaccaccaccactatcgccgtcgtcctcgtcatcatcgccatcgtaCAGCCCTCGTCGCTTCGTTCCATTCTAGCCTCTCGAGCATGGTGCGAGCAGCttccccatcgtcgtcctctgcGCGGGGCGGCATGCAccacgccgacgtcgagtccGGATACGCATCCGGCCACTCCGACGACGCTCCGTTGCCGAAAAAAGGTCGGCCCAAGGTGTCTCTCACGCGGGAGCACATGGACTTTCTCAACGACCAGATGGAACCCATGCACCCCATGGACATCCTTCGCTTCTGCACCATCCTGTTTCCCGACCTGTACCAGTCGACGGCCTTTGGCCTCACGGGGCTCGCCACGCTCGACATGCTCTGCAAGATTCGTCGGGAAAACAGCTCGTTGAGGCCGGTGGGGCTAATCTTCCTCGACACGCTCTACCACTTCCCAGAGAcgcacgagctcgtcgcccgcgTCCGGGAACGCTACCCCGACGTGCCCGTGCACGTCTTCaagcccgacggcgtcgacaccgtcgaggagctcgaggagacgTACGGCGCCGAGATGTGGCGCACGGCCGGCGACATGTACGACTGGATCGTCAAGGTCGAGCCGCTGCAGCGGGCCTACGACGAGCTGcgggtggcggccgtcgtcggcggtcgacggcgctccCAGGGGGCCGCCCGCGAGTCCATGcccatcctcgagctcgacgacgagcggggCATCATCAAGATCAACCCCATGGCCACGTGGAGCTTTTCCCAGGTCCGCGACTACGTCCGGGAGAATGCGGTGCCGTACAACGCGCTGCTTGACCGGGGATACAAGTCGGTCGGCGACTGGCACTCGACGAgccccgtcgaggagggcgaggacgagcgggcCGGCCGGTGGAAGGGCCAGGCGAAGACGGAGTGCGGCATCCACAACAGGCGGTCGAGGTACGAGCCGtttgccgacggcgccaaggAAAAGAAGTCGGTCGGCCAGGTGGTTCCGCCCGTGTGAGGGCCGCACAACCGCGGGGAGAGAtttgcgtcgacgacgacgtcacgACTTGCCAGCGTTCGCCCAGGCGTTGGGAGGGACGGCGTTGGGAGGAACCTGCCATTCGTCGTCGCGCGCTGCttggatgccgtcgccgtcgggagCGTCGCTCGACCAGTCggtctcggcgccggcggcatcttgTCATGAGCAgccgaggccaacggcaTGCAGCTCATGGGCCGCCCAGCAGCCGAGGCTACCATGGGGGCACGGAGGCTTGCGCTCACGGCCGATATTGGGCACGCCGGGTGGCAGCCCGCGGCGCTGCGCTCATGGCGAGTGTGCATACAGTTTTGGCAGCGAGCAGCGACTGTTCCAGGTAGTAGCAGTTCCAAGCCGTAGCGGCTTCAAGTAGTAGCAGTTCCAAGCCGCAGCGTTTCCAGGTAATAGCGGTTTCTTTTCCAGCGGTTCCAAGCAGTACTGGCAGAGAGCAGTGGGCAGTTCCAAGTACCCGTAGCGGTGACTCCAACCCCGCCAACTGGTCGCTACCGGCCATGGTTCAGTGGAAGCAGGGCCTGGGAACGAGGCGCCGTAGCACTGCAAGCACTTGGCCTCGCAACCATGCTATCATGACTCTGCCCCCGACGTCGTTTGTGCCCTCGAGAACCATGGTTGGCCATGGTTGGTCATGTCAACACTCGATTATGATGCATTCCCATGGCCGaagcagttggaccaaacccAACGGTCAGCGCGGCATTTGCTGCGTCGCCTTGTCGTGAGCGTCGTGCTGTGCCCTGCGTGGAACTGAGCCGTGCGTTGGTTGCGGGTGGTGGCCTCACGCACTGTGCATACCGTGTCCATGTAAATGTGGTGTACGGTGCGCAGTCGTTAATCGCCACGGTAC of the Drechmeria coniospora strain ARSEF 6962 chromosome 01, whole genome shotgun sequence genome contains:
- a CDS encoding alpha-1,6-mannosyltransferase Och1 — translated: MLKYCRLASTIAIWALLAVALLSLASGRRQSYRSWSVASSGLGATSSIPHKIWQIFLTPPKADRASFQIESSSLAYTASWLARHPNYEYVLVGDEGVEPILDQNYKDDEFLHRIFREMKSTGMRSDLLRYVLLATRGGIYADLDVEAVRPFDEWVPAEYKDRARVVVGVEFDRLDGPNWNEVHEDMQFAQWTIAAAPGHPLLRSMVRRVVSTLEAYVEEKGITLAELKAESADVMVLTGAAAWTDNVLAQLQRYEPAITSLRDLSGLKEPRLVGDILILPINGFGMGQSHSGSSNDGTIPHDAMTRHNFHGSWRNDGSN
- a CDS encoding phosphoadenosine phosphosulfate reductase, whose amino-acid sequence is MDRTGDCTLSLPERHSTTITIFTIFTIFTIFTIFTIFTIFTIFTIFTIFTIFTIFTIFTIFTIFTIFTIFTIFTIFTIFTIFTIFTIFTIFTIFTIFTIFTITTTTTTTTTIAVVLVIIAIVQPSSLRSILASRAWCEQLPHRRPLRGAACTTPTSSPDTHPATPTTLRCRKKMEPMHPMDILRFCTILFPDLYQSTAFGLTGLATLDMLCKIRRENSSLRPVGLIFLDTLYHFPETHELVARVRERYPDVPVHVFKPDGVDTVEELEETYGAEMWRTAGDMYDWIVKVEPLQRAYDELRVAAVVGGRRRSQGAARESMPILELDDERGIIKINPMATWSFSQVRDYVRENAVPYNALLDRGYKSVGDWHSTSPVEEGEDERAGRWKGQAKTECGIHNRRSRYEPFADGAKEKKSVGQVVPPV